A genomic stretch from Mus pahari chromosome 6, PAHARI_EIJ_v1.1, whole genome shotgun sequence includes:
- the Bsnd gene encoding barttin codes for MADEKTFRIGFIVLGLFLLSLGTFLMSHDRPQVYGTFYAMGSVMVIGGVIWSMCQCYPKITFVPADSDFQGILSPKALSMLETGLSEVKSPQPPYVRLWEEAAYDQSLPDFTHIQMKVMGYSEDPRPLLAPELKTGASSAREGEPRTAQAWLEAPVVVHRGSDENEGEKSRSQSSPPAGPQGSAPLASFHDDLDVGSSEGSSPHPSPDRDEPHPQVPWASRGPLDRFSDFALIDDTPISEDTVLEGQAQEAALPSKQRWSPRMKGEIVQARAEEPEEEEEDLYYGLPDSPGDPLPDKELGFEPEVQG; via the exons ATGGCTGATGAGAAGACCTTCCGAATCGGCTTCATCGTGCTGGGCCTTTTCCTGCTATCCCTGGGCACGTTCCTTATGAGCCACGATCGACCCCAGGTCTACGGCACCTTCTATGCCATGGGCAGCGTCATGGTGATAGGGGGTGTCATCTGGAGCATGTGCCAATGCTATCCTAAG ATCACCTTTGTGCCGGCAGACTCTGACTTCCAAGGCATCTTGTCCCCAAAGGCCCTGAGCATGCTGGAGACCGGGCTTTCGGAGGTGAAGAG cccccaaccccccTACGTCAGGCTCTGGGAAGAAGCCGCCTATGACCAGAGCCTCCCAGACTTCACTCACATCCAAATGAAGGTCATGGGCTACAGTGAGGACCCCAGGCCACTGCTGGCCCCCGAGCTGAAGACAGGAGCCAGCAGTGCCAGGGAAGGCGAGCCTCGTACTGCTCAGGCCTGGTTAGAGGCTCCGGTGGTCGTCCATAGAGGGTCGGATGAGAATGAAGGAGAGAAATCTCGTTCTCAGAGCAG ccCTCCGGCGGGTCCCCAAGGCTCTGCACCCTTGGCCTCATTCCATGATGACCTGGACGTGGGCTCCAGCGAAGGCAGCAGCCCGCATCCATCCCCCGACAGGGATGAACCACACCCGCAGGTGCCCTGGGCCAGCAGGGGTCCACTGGATCGCTTCAGTGACTTTGCTCTGATTGACGACACCCCTATATCTGAGGACACGGTCCTGGAGGGGCAGGCACAGGAGGCAGCTCTACCCAGCAAGCAGCGCTGGTCCCCGAGGATGAAGGGGGAGATTGTCCAGGCACGTGCAGAAGaaccggaggaggaggaggaagatctGTACTACGGGCTGCCAGACAGCCCTGGGGACCCCCTACCTGACAAAGAGTTGGGCTTCGAGCCTGAAGTCCAGGGCTGA
- the Tmem61 gene encoding transmembrane protein 61: protein MPPTWLKAVIFLCGSMGGLLVFFGLLWSIQKRTKKSSQGDFYRLSRDLYRLAVECPVKETYRPPKEAAIPTYEETMYYPLAEGPLQFPVQPEEDLQCHTPEGAQLGSTSFSPPPSYKSILLAQGPVSGSSAAGSSPG from the exons ATGCCCCCGACTTGGCTCAAGGCTGTCATCTTCCTCTGCGGCAGCATGGGTGGTCTGCTTGTGTTCTTTGGCCTGCTTTGGTCCATCCAGAAAAGGACAAAGAAGTCAAGCCAGGGGGACTTCTACCGACTCTCCAGAGACCTGTACCGCCTTGCTGTGGAGTGTCCTGTGAAGGAGACCTATAG GCCTCCCAAGGAGGCTGCCATTCCCACTTATGAGGAGACCATGTACTACCCACTGGCTGAGGGTCCCCTGCAATTTCCTGTGCAGCCTGAAGAAGACCTCCAATGCCACACCCCAGAGGGTGCCCAGCTGGGGTCGACATCCTTCTCACCCCCGCCCAGCTACAAGAGCATCCTCCTCGCTCAGGGGCCTGTTTCTGGATCAAGTGCCGCAGGCTCCAGCCCTGGTTGA